A part of Thermococcus sp. SY098 genomic DNA contains:
- a CDS encoding Gfo/Idh/MocA family oxidoreductase, with the protein MPDRKLRVGVVGCGNIFNLAHKNALKNLETVKPVAFMDIRIKKAKEAAKEFNAKYFTSLDEFLDFDLDVVEILTPTYTHADIAIKALKAGKHVIVEKPIALRSEEAEKMIKVAEKEGLWLLVGHTRRFDKRWMQIKEIIKKRNILPMQIRKAEVQRLPFPETAWYWKPHKGGGVAIDLGVHVTDFLRWFFESEAVKVLGIGKAIRKEAKVNNTYDHFVMMIQFDGGKTGIAEVSWAYSYPARYGVFYHHLDILGKNGRIRFTPMDTPVVGVVKSHFEMPRFSPMLSTFPDAFERELRHFFNVILGKEEPVITAKDALIALQIAETAIKSAQKGEPIELGVVS; encoded by the coding sequence ATGCCAGACCGCAAATTAAGGGTAGGCGTTGTAGGTTGCGGAAATATATTCAATTTAGCACACAAAAACGCTCTTAAGAACCTTGAAACAGTAAAGCCCGTTGCTTTTATGGATATTAGGATAAAAAAAGCAAAAGAGGCAGCAAAAGAATTTAACGCCAAGTATTTTACAAGCTTGGATGAGTTTCTTGATTTTGACTTGGATGTGGTTGAAATATTGACCCCTACTTACACTCATGCTGATATTGCAATCAAAGCCCTAAAAGCTGGAAAGCATGTTATAGTTGAAAAGCCAATTGCATTGAGGAGCGAGGAAGCGGAAAAAATGATTAAGGTTGCGGAGAAAGAGGGATTGTGGCTTTTAGTTGGACATACAAGAAGATTTGATAAGCGGTGGATGCAGATTAAGGAGATTATCAAAAAGAGAAATATACTGCCCATGCAAATAAGAAAAGCTGAAGTCCAGAGGCTCCCCTTCCCGGAGACAGCATGGTACTGGAAGCCCCACAAAGGTGGTGGCGTTGCAATTGACTTAGGAGTTCACGTTACAGATTTCCTGAGATGGTTCTTTGAAAGTGAAGCGGTTAAAGTCTTGGGAATCGGGAAAGCAATAAGGAAGGAGGCAAAAGTTAACAACACTTACGATCACTTTGTCATGATGATCCAGTTCGATGGGGGTAAAACCGGAATTGCTGAAGTAAGCTGGGCTTACTCCTATCCAGCGCGCTATGGAGTGTTCTATCATCACTTAGACATCCTCGGCAAAAATGGACGGATAAGGTTCACGCCAATGGATACTCCTGTTGTTGGTGTTGTCAAAAGCCACTTTGAAATGCCCCGCTTTTCACCAATGCTTTCAACGTTCCCAGATGCCTTTGAAAGAGAGCTGAGGCACTTTTTCAATGTGATTCTTGGCAAGGAAGAACCAGTGATAACTGCAAAAGATGCTCTCATTGCACTTCAAATTGCTGAAACGGCAATAAAATCTGCCCAAAAAGGAGAGCCCATTGAGCTGGGGGTGGTCTCATGA
- a CDS encoding carbohydrate ABC transporter permease, with the protein MNDKTRFMLKKLLLYSFLFTVVIWIVLPIIVSILYAFSSKLDYYDPHKVIPTHYTTQWVKTLLFTLGAWDGIKNSVIVAILTIIISFSLGIPAGYAIAKFIFPGKDTIKLSIIALRMFPIPVMAIPLVVLYIKLNLIDTLLGVALAHTAMALPFVVLITSSIFAGVSKELEEAAMVFGVTRLGAFFRITLPLALPGLAAAAMFTFVMSWNEVFVASILTLKNRTLPAQILSIMAGSSGGAAPPYYKFAAAFIMTLPAMIFIFFARKYLVSMWGITLK; encoded by the coding sequence ATGAACGACAAAACAAGATTTATGCTGAAGAAACTGCTCTTATACTCTTTCCTGTTTACAGTCGTTATATGGATAGTCCTTCCAATAATTGTGTCAATCCTCTATGCCTTTTCTTCAAAACTTGACTATTATGATCCCCACAAAGTTATTCCAACGCATTACACAACCCAGTGGGTCAAGACCCTGCTCTTTACTCTTGGAGCATGGGATGGGATTAAAAATAGCGTTATAGTTGCCATATTAACCATCATCATAAGCTTCTCCCTCGGTATACCCGCTGGCTATGCAATAGCAAAGTTCATCTTTCCAGGAAAAGATACAATAAAGCTGTCAATAATAGCCCTCAGAATGTTTCCAATTCCGGTTATGGCAATTCCATTGGTTGTGCTTTACATAAAGCTCAATCTTATAGATACTCTCCTTGGGGTTGCATTGGCTCACACTGCAATGGCATTGCCTTTCGTTGTGCTGATAACCTCAAGCATATTTGCAGGTGTTTCCAAAGAGCTTGAGGAGGCAGCAATGGTCTTTGGTGTGACAAGGCTTGGTGCTTTTTTCCGGATTACACTACCATTAGCACTTCCCGGCTTGGCAGCCGCTGCAATGTTTACATTTGTGATGAGCTGGAACGAGGTTTTTGTTGCGTCGATATTAACTCTTAAAAACAGGACTTTGCCTGCTCAGATACTGTCAATAATGGCGGGTTCGAGTGGAGGGGCGGCACCTCCGTATTATAAATTCGCTGCAGCCTTCATAATGACCCTTCCAGCCATGATATTCATATTCTTCGCAAGAAAATACCTCGTAAGCATGTGGGGTATAACGCTCAAGTGA
- a CDS encoding carbohydrate ABC transporter permease, whose amino-acid sequence MKLRLPYLLLLPAVLYLVFFIGYPLVQALYLAFTQNGHFTLDNVRRTIGDPYFWQALKYTIALAVVIIPIQLFLALILAVVMNRTFKGKDLALYALIIPLTISDVAGGLIWYTMLTDAGFLNKLLLNLGLITQPIHFFGYEYRNMEFLAIVIEELWRATAIVFVIILAGLQMISKEYLEAAEVFGADYWTRMRKIVIPLLKPSIQSALIIRTLFAMQVFGVVWILAGRDIPVLAGEGFYQLTFIKDYGVASIYALTIAALSILLGAMYVKFLKAEYLEVRT is encoded by the coding sequence ATGAAGCTCCGCCTCCCCTATCTTTTACTTTTGCCTGCCGTTTTGTATCTCGTTTTTTTCATTGGATATCCGCTTGTTCAGGCGTTGTATTTGGCGTTTACTCAAAATGGACATTTTACCCTTGACAATGTTAGACGAACCATCGGTGATCCCTATTTCTGGCAAGCTTTAAAGTATACAATCGCCCTTGCTGTTGTGATCATACCTATTCAGCTCTTTTTGGCTCTTATATTGGCTGTTGTTATGAATAGGACATTTAAGGGTAAAGATCTTGCCCTTTATGCTTTGATAATCCCCCTCACAATAAGTGATGTTGCGGGGGGTCTGATTTGGTATACCATGCTTACCGATGCTGGATTTTTGAACAAACTTCTTCTTAATCTTGGTTTAATAACCCAGCCCATACACTTTTTTGGATATGAATATAGAAATATGGAGTTCCTTGCAATAGTTATTGAGGAGTTATGGAGGGCAACGGCAATTGTCTTCGTTATTATCCTTGCGGGTCTGCAAATGATAAGCAAGGAATACTTGGAGGCAGCAGAAGTCTTTGGTGCTGATTACTGGACAAGAATGAGAAAAATAGTAATTCCCTTACTTAAACCTTCAATTCAGAGTGCTCTGATCATAAGAACCCTCTTCGCAATGCAGGTGTTCGGTGTAGTATGGATACTTGCGGGCAGAGACATACCGGTTTTAGCAGGAGAAGGATTCTATCAGCTCACTTTCATAAAAGACTACGGGGTGGCATCAATATATGCCCTTACTATAGCGGCTCTCTCAATCCTCTTGGGTGCCATGTACGTTAAGTTCCTCAAGGCTGAGTACTTGGAGGTGAGAACATGA
- a CDS encoding Gfo/Idh/MocA family oxidoreductase has translation MKINVGIISYAHPHALRYGSTFASNPKVKLHAISGDGSNSDVAKREAQRFKAKFYKTYDELLKDKKIDAVYVAIETYRHKEVALRVIEEGKHLLLEKPIALTLEDADEIIKAAKKAGVKLMVPFNPRFTIPLRKAKSMIENGEIGTLEYVYAISEYVKPPIFLEGLDMSWFLDKDKAGGGGFMDTAPHGIDSLLWLTESDVEKVYADIGSKIYGFPVDDIGTAVLEFKNGVTAVLNAGWGNPKGYSYGLEMKYYILGKDGFLDVRTAYPDFTVYQDRAEKIYWERPDVESIVKYFIEAILEDKEPPITGEDARKNLEIVLAAYESSKTGKIVRL, from the coding sequence ATGAAGATTAATGTAGGGATTATAAGCTATGCTCATCCCCATGCCTTAAGGTATGGCTCGACTTTTGCCTCTAATCCCAAGGTTAAGCTCCATGCAATTTCTGGAGATGGCTCGAATTCTGATGTTGCAAAGAGGGAAGCTCAGAGGTTTAAGGCGAAGTTTTACAAGACATATGATGAGCTGTTAAAAGACAAAAAAATCGATGCGGTTTATGTTGCAATTGAAACCTATCGCCATAAAGAGGTTGCCCTTAGAGTTATTGAAGAAGGCAAACATCTTCTCTTGGAAAAACCAATTGCTCTGACGCTTGAGGATGCCGATGAGATAATTAAAGCAGCTAAAAAAGCTGGAGTTAAACTGATGGTGCCTTTCAATCCAAGATTTACAATTCCTCTCAGAAAGGCAAAGAGCATGATTGAAAATGGGGAAATTGGAACTCTTGAATACGTCTATGCAATCTCAGAATACGTTAAACCGCCAATATTCCTTGAAGGTCTTGATATGAGCTGGTTTTTAGACAAAGATAAAGCAGGTGGAGGAGGCTTCATGGATACAGCCCCCCATGGCATTGATTCACTTCTCTGGCTGACGGAGAGTGACGTTGAGAAAGTCTATGCGGATATTGGATCTAAGATCTACGGTTTCCCCGTGGATGACATTGGAACCGCAGTTCTTGAATTTAAAAATGGTGTCACTGCTGTTCTGAATGCTGGCTGGGGCAATCCAAAGGGGTATTCATATGGGTTGGAGATGAAATACTACATTCTCGGTAAGGACGGCTTTTTGGACGTAAGGACAGCCTATCCGGATTTCACAGTCTATCAGGATAGGGCTGAGAAGATATACTGGGAGAGGCCTGACGTCGAAAGTATAGTTAAGTATTTCATCGAAGCTATACTTGAGGATAAGGAACCCCCAATAACTGGAGAAGATGCCAGGAAAAACTTGGAGATAGTTTTGGCTGCTTATGAATCTTCAAAAACTGGGAAGATAGTGCGGCTATAG
- a CDS encoding ABC transporter ATP-binding protein — protein MVEVRLEKITKKFGDFTAVNELTLTIKDGEFLVLLGPSGCGKTTTLRMISGLETPTSGKIWFGDRDVTYLPPKDRNISMVFQSYAVWPHMTVYDNIAFPLKIKKYPKEEIDKRVKWAAELLQIEELLDRYPAQLSGGQRQRVAVARAIVVEPDVLLMDEPLSNLDAKLRVMMRAEIKKLQEKLKVTTIYVTHDQVEAMTMGDRIAVMNKGQLLQVGPPVEVYSKPNSIFVATFIGAPEMNLMDVTVKETDKGIALEGEGFEILLPEDLGEFLKDYVNKTVVFGIRPEHMTVEGISEVLHVKRKAKIKGTVDFVEALGTDTIIHAKVGGKIIKIKIPGHVPIELGRPVDIIIDLDNIHVFDKSTEKAII, from the coding sequence ATGGTTGAAGTAAGGTTGGAAAAAATAACGAAGAAGTTTGGAGATTTCACGGCAGTAAATGAGTTAACCCTAACGATAAAAGATGGAGAATTTTTGGTTTTATTGGGACCAAGTGGCTGTGGTAAGACCACAACACTCAGGATGATTTCGGGTCTTGAAACACCCACAAGCGGCAAAATATGGTTTGGGGATAGAGACGTTACATATTTGCCACCCAAGGACAGGAACATCTCAATGGTCTTCCAGAGCTATGCTGTGTGGCCACACATGACTGTTTATGATAACATCGCTTTCCCCTTGAAGATAAAGAAGTATCCAAAGGAAGAAATCGACAAGAGAGTAAAATGGGCTGCCGAGCTTCTTCAAATAGAGGAACTTTTGGACAGGTATCCGGCACAGCTAAGTGGTGGTCAGAGGCAGAGGGTTGCAGTTGCAAGGGCAATCGTTGTTGAGCCCGATGTTCTCTTAATGGATGAGCCTCTTTCGAACTTGGATGCAAAGCTTAGGGTCATGATGCGTGCTGAAATCAAAAAGCTTCAAGAGAAGCTTAAGGTCACAACTATCTATGTTACCCACGATCAGGTTGAAGCAATGACAATGGGAGACAGAATTGCGGTTATGAACAAAGGACAGCTCCTCCAGGTTGGACCTCCTGTTGAGGTTTATTCTAAGCCTAATTCAATATTTGTTGCGACTTTTATCGGAGCTCCAGAGATGAACTTAATGGATGTAACTGTTAAAGAAACTGACAAGGGCATTGCCCTTGAAGGGGAAGGGTTTGAAATTCTGCTTCCAGAGGACTTGGGAGAATTTTTGAAGGATTATGTGAATAAAACGGTCGTATTTGGAATAAGGCCCGAACACATGACCGTTGAGGGAATTTCAGAGGTCCTTCATGTTAAACGGAAAGCTAAGATTAAAGGTACAGTTGACTTTGTTGAGGCATTGGGAACAGACACAATAATTCATGCTAAAGTTGGAGGGAAAATTATAAAAATTAAAATACCAGGACATGTACCAATTGAGCTTGGAAGGCCTGTTGATATAATCATCGACCTTGACAACATTCATGTTTTTGATAAGAGCACTGAAAAAGCGATAATCTGA
- a CDS encoding glycosyltransferase, with product MKVMVGIPSYNNADTIGFVVKQAAEGLKKYFGGGIIANADGGSSDGTREVVMETRVPEGVEVMSFVYKWPIPGKGSAMKELMELAKEKDVDVLVFVDSDLRSITPEWIYKFAKPVEDGYDFVAPLYIRHKYDGTITNNIAYPMTASLYGYNVRQPIGGDFGISAKLIDVYLADEEVWKTDVARFGVDIFLTTTALAEGFRVVQTALGLKIHNPKDPAASLGPMFNQVVGTLFMLMKKYEEKWKPVKNIRDVEVFGEIQWKEPEEVKVTLELLKQKAKELFKENEGTLKKALSEETFTQVTKALETFELDDVLWSHILFDGAVAYKRGILKNAEPLIPLYFAKTADFVEKTKELTTAEAEKIIQERAKIFLEEKDYLLEKW from the coding sequence ATGAAGGTTATGGTGGGGATACCAAGCTACAACAACGCCGACACAATAGGCTTTGTAGTCAAACAAGCAGCTGAAGGATTGAAAAAGTACTTCGGGGGAGGAATAATAGCCAATGCTGACGGTGGAAGCAGCGATGGAACAAGAGAAGTTGTTATGGAAACCAGAGTTCCAGAAGGAGTGGAAGTAATGAGCTTCGTTTACAAGTGGCCAATTCCCGGCAAAGGTAGCGCAATGAAAGAGCTCATGGAGCTCGCAAAGGAAAAAGATGTTGATGTTCTGGTTTTTGTTGACAGCGATTTGAGGAGCATAACCCCCGAGTGGATTTACAAATTCGCCAAGCCAGTTGAAGATGGATATGATTTTGTTGCTCCGCTCTACATAAGACACAAATATGATGGCACGATAACAAATAACATCGCTTATCCAATGACAGCATCCCTCTATGGATACAATGTTAGACAGCCAATTGGGGGGGACTTTGGAATCAGTGCGAAGCTGATTGATGTTTACTTAGCGGATGAAGAGGTTTGGAAAACAGACGTTGCAAGATTTGGTGTTGATATATTTTTAACAACAACAGCCTTAGCTGAGGGGTTCAGGGTAGTTCAAACAGCTTTGGGCTTAAAGATTCACAATCCGAAGGATCCAGCTGCCTCTCTCGGTCCAATGTTCAACCAAGTCGTTGGCACTTTGTTCATGTTGATGAAAAAATATGAAGAGAAATGGAAGCCAGTTAAAAACATTAGAGACGTTGAAGTATTTGGGGAGATACAATGGAAAGAACCAGAAGAAGTGAAGGTTACACTTGAGCTTTTGAAGCAAAAAGCCAAGGAACTTTTCAAAGAAAATGAGGGCACTTTAAAGAAGGCTTTAAGTGAAGAAACATTTACCCAAGTCACAAAAGCCCTTGAGACCTTTGAACTTGATGATGTTCTCTGGAGTCATATCCTATTTGATGGAGCAGTTGCATACAAGAGGGGAATCCTCAAGAACGCTGAACCACTGATTCCGCTCTACTTTGCAAAGACCGCCGATTTCGTTGAAAAGACAAAGGAGTTAACAACAGCAGAGGCAGAGAAGATAATCCAAGAGAGGGCAAAGATCTTCTTAGAGGAAAAAGACTATCTGCTTGAGAAGTGGTGA
- a CDS encoding ABC transporter substrate-binding protein: MKKVKTMFGLFLVGLIVFAVAASGCIGGEKTTTPTGTQTTPTQSTTPAKIVWVSTQLAPPEERAFVKETLLANFKKQYGIDVDFIPMSYTDLSTRLAGEEKTGKVTIDVIGDLHGGLDYFNSQGWLMDLSKMPKLEGRTFITSFEKYATINGKKVYVPWMSATYVMVVNKKAFDYLPAGLTKDDVIKGTDKWTYDAFLAWAKNLYEKTGKPQVGFPAGPNGLFVRFLHGYLYPSFTGYEAKAFDSPEAVTMWNYLKELWKYVNPASTTWDAMSDPLLTGQVLIAWDHTARIKNAIQTKPDEFVVVPVPRGPKGRGFIVVLAGLAIPKGAPNPDAAWKLIDYLTKPETQVEVLKNVGFFPTVKEATNAIPEGPLKILAEGVTAQSSTPDALIVMIPNLGDKGGEFKNIYKEAFRRIVLQGEDPQKVISELGPKLLQLFKEKGIEVP; this comes from the coding sequence ATGAAAAAAGTAAAAACAATGTTTGGTTTGTTTTTGGTTGGCTTGATAGTTTTTGCAGTAGCAGCAAGCGGCTGTATTGGGGGAGAAAAAACGACCACACCTACTGGAACCCAAACAACACCGACACAATCAACAACTCCCGCTAAGATTGTTTGGGTCTCAACTCAATTGGCACCTCCTGAAGAAAGGGCTTTTGTTAAGGAAACACTTCTTGCGAACTTTAAAAAGCAGTATGGGATTGATGTTGACTTCATCCCAATGAGTTACACTGATCTTTCAACAAGGCTTGCTGGTGAAGAAAAAACTGGAAAAGTTACTATTGATGTAATTGGAGACCTACACGGTGGACTTGACTACTTCAACTCCCAAGGCTGGCTCATGGATCTCAGTAAAATGCCAAAGCTTGAAGGCAGAACATTTATCACAAGCTTTGAAAAGTATGCAACAATTAACGGAAAGAAGGTCTATGTTCCCTGGATGAGTGCCACATACGTTATGGTAGTCAATAAGAAAGCCTTCGACTATCTTCCTGCTGGCTTAACAAAGGACGATGTCATTAAGGGGACTGACAAATGGACTTACGATGCATTCCTTGCATGGGCAAAGAACCTCTATGAAAAGACCGGAAAGCCACAGGTTGGTTTCCCAGCAGGGCCAAATGGTCTCTTTGTTAGATTCCTGCACGGTTACCTGTATCCAAGTTTCACTGGATATGAGGCTAAGGCATTTGACAGCCCAGAAGCAGTAACAATGTGGAACTACCTCAAGGAGCTGTGGAAATACGTTAACCCAGCATCCACAACTTGGGATGCAATGAGCGATCCACTGCTGACAGGACAAGTCTTGATTGCATGGGATCACACTGCGAGAATTAAGAACGCAATCCAGACAAAACCCGATGAATTTGTGGTTGTTCCAGTGCCAAGAGGACCGAAGGGAAGAGGATTCATAGTTGTTCTTGCTGGTCTTGCGATTCCAAAAGGTGCTCCAAACCCAGATGCTGCATGGAAGTTAATTGACTACCTAACAAAGCCAGAAACTCAAGTTGAAGTACTTAAGAATGTTGGGTTCTTCCCAACCGTTAAGGAAGCAACGAATGCAATTCCGGAAGGCCCACTTAAGATACTTGCAGAAGGTGTTACTGCCCAATCATCAACTCCAGATGCACTGATTGTGATGATACCGAACCTTGGAGACAAGGGCGGTGAATTCAAGAACATCTATAAAGAAGCTTTCAGAAGAATCGTCCTCCAGGGAGAAGACCCACAGAAAGTTATCAGCGAACTTGGACCAAAATTGTTGCAGTTATTTAAGGAGAAAGGAATAGAAGTGCCGTGA